One part of the Rutidosis leptorrhynchoides isolate AG116_Rl617_1_P2 chromosome 1, CSIRO_AGI_Rlap_v1, whole genome shotgun sequence genome encodes these proteins:
- the LOC139866612 gene encoding patellin-3-like yields the protein MSGEIPIAAVPASAAEETLETPLSLPLILTSKETTVAPPSPPPVTTVGELIEHPEGPRKKIPESLVSFKEESNKFKDLSDLEKTSLTEFKRLVQEAITNKDLYFSSNSEEPSSEIKSNHEDVSIWGIPLLKDERTDVILLKFLRARDFKVQESFIMLKNTLLWRKAFSIDDLVDEDLGDDLEKVVFMHGYDKEGHPVCYNVYGEFQNKELYHKTFSDEEKRTRFLKWRIQFLERSIRKLDFRPGGINTIFQVSDLKNSPGPGKRELRLATKQALQLLQDNYPEFVAKQVFINVPWWYLAFYAMMSPFMTQRTKSKFVFASPARTAETLFKYVSPEHVPIQYGGLSVDYCDCNPEFTIDDPAAVVIVKPNTKQTVEIVVHEKCMFVWELRVVGWEVSYSAEYVPNNESNYSINIQKPKKVSPTDEPVISHSFKIKELGKLLLTIDNPTSKKKTLLYRFKVDPLSE from the exons ATGTCCGGTGAAATACCCATCGCCGCCGTTCCGGCATCGGCGGCAGAAGAAACCCTAGAAACCCCACTTTCACTACCTCTCATTTTAACATCTAAAGAGACCACCGTTGCACCACCGTCACCACCACCGGTAACCACTGTTGGTGAGCTAATTGAACACCCAGAAGGTCCCAGAAAAAAGATCCCAGAATCTTTGGTTTCATTTAAAGAAGAAAGCAACAAATTCAAAGATCTGTCAGATTTAGAAAAAACATCACTTACTGAGTTCAAGAGACTAGTTCAAGAAGCAATTACTAATAAAGATTTATACTTTTCTTCAAATTCTGAAGAACCCAGTTCAGAAATCAAATCAAATCATGAAGATGTATCCATTTGGGGTATCCCACTTTTAAAAGATGAAAGAACAGATGTTATTTTGTTAAAGTTTTTAAGGGCTAGAGATTTTAAAGTTCAAGAATCTTTTATTATGTTGAAAAACACACTTTTATGGAGAAAAGCATTTAGTATTGATGATTTAGTTGATGAAGATTTAGGTGATGATCTTGAAAAAGTTGTGTTTATGCATGGTTATGATAAAGAAGGACACCCTGTTTGTTATAATGTTTATGGTGAGTTTCAGAACAAAGAACTTTATCATAAAACATTTTCCGATGAGGAAAAAAGAACAAGGTTTTTGAAATGGAGGATTCAGTTTCTTGAAAGGAGTATAAGGAAACTGGATTTTAGGCCTGGTGGGATTAATACTATATTTCAG GTTAGCGATTTGAAAAATTCACCAGGGCCTGGAAAGAGGGAACTACGGTTAGCTACGAAGCAAGCTTTGCAGTTGTTGCAGGATAACTACCCTGAATTTGTTGCAAAGCAG GTTTTTATTAATGTTCCATGGTGGTATTTGGCTTTTTACGCAATGATGAGCCCGTTCATGACTCAAAGGACCAAGAGCAAGTTTGTGTTTGCAAGTCCTGCAAGAACTgctgaaacccttttcaa ATATGTGAGTCCAGAGCATGTGCCGATTCAGTATGGTGGGCTGAGTGTGGATTATTGTGATTGCAACCCAGAATTCACGATTGATGATCCAGCTGCAGTTGTTATTGTTAAACCAAACACCAAGCAAACCGTTGAGATAGTCGTACATGAG AAATGCATGTTTGTATGGGAGCTACGGGTAGTTGGATGGGAAGTGAGCTACAGTGCTGAATATGTGCCGAATAATGAAAGTAATTATAGCATAAATATACAGAAACCGAAGAAGGTAAGTCCAACTGATGAGCCAGTTATAAGCCACAGTTTTAAAATCAAGGAGCTTGGTAAGTTACTTCTGACCATCGACAATCCGACTTCAAAGAAAAAGACGTTACTTTATCGGTTCAAAGTCGATCCTCTTTCTGAATGA
- the LOC139866619 gene encoding uncharacterized protein, whose product MILRRVMGMMMGCLGIGCLKIADQSTRPIPPSDCDSPSASSDDVDSKSSSISSSSSSSTSSLLSSSGRIKLSDGRYLAYKERGVPKNQSNYRIIIIHGFASNKEMNFMASQKLMDELGIYIVQFDRAGYGESDPHPKRSLKSEASDIQELADQLQLGSKFYLIGVSVGSYPTWSCVKNIPERLAGVALVVPFINYRWPSLPYNLIQDDYRRNLSKLTVGICRYTPGLLHWWLTQKMFPSSSVLDRNPKFFSNKDLEVLKNTPGYQLLSKSKLKDEPIFHSLRKDFIVAFGKWDFDPLSLSNPFGQSKSQSQSRFHIWQGYEDKVVPVGIQRYIATRLPWIKYHEVPDGGHLLVYDSDVCEAILRCLLLGEDPPPLYKPKFNSNY is encoded by the exons ATGATATTAAGAAGGGTGATGGGTATGATGATGGGTTGTCTTGGAATAGGCTGTTTGAAAATTGCTGATCAGTCAACAAGACCAATACCACCTTCAGATTGTGATTCACCATCTGCATCATCAGATGATGTTGATTCTAaatcatcatcaatttcatcatcatcatcatcatccacatCATCATTGTTATCATCATCAGGTAGAATTAAACTTAGTGATGGAAGGTACTTGGCTTACAAAGAAAGAGGAGTTCCCAAGAACCAATCAAATTATAGAATTATAATTATTCATGGATTTGCAAGCAATAAAGAGATGAACTTTATGGCTTCCCAA AAATTAATGGATGAATTGGGGATTTACATTGTACAATTCGATAGAGCTGGATACGGAGAAAGTGATCCGCACCCTAAACGATCACTAAAAAGTGAAGCTTCAGATATTCAAGAACTTGCAGATCAGTTGCAGCTTGGATCCAAATTCTATCTAATTGGTGTGTCAGTTGGATCTTATCCCACATGGAGTTGTGTCAAAAACATACCTGAAAG GTTAGCAGGAGTGGCTTTAGTAGTTCCATTTATAAACTACAGATGGCCATCACTTCCTTATAATCTGATTCAAGATGATTACCGGAGAAATCTTTCCAAATTAACGGTCGGGATTTGCCGCTACACCCCGGGATTGCTACACTGGTGGTTGACTCAGAAAATGTTCCCTTCGTCTTCGGTTCTTGATAGAAACCCAAAATTTTTTAGCAATAAAGACTTGGAAGTCCTGAAAAACACTCCTGGATATCAATTGCTCAGTAAG AGTAAGCTGAAAGATGAACCGATTTTTCACAGTCTTCGTAAAGACTTCATTGTTGCATTTGGGAAATGGGATTTTGACCCTTTGAGTTTAAGCAATCCGTTTGGTCAAagtaaaagtcaaagtcaaagtcgttTCCACATTTGGCAAGGTTACGAAGACAAAGTTGTACCTGTTGGAATACAAAGGTATATTGCAACAAGGCTGCCATGGATTAAGTACCATGAAGTTCCTGATGGTGGACATCTGCTTGTGTATGATAGTGATGTATGTGAAGCCATTTTGAGGTGTCTTTTGCTTGGCGAAGATCCTCCTCCGTTGTACAAACCTAAATTCAATTCAAATTATTGA